A segment of the Fibrobacter succinogenes subsp. succinogenes S85 genome:
GTTCAGACGGTAGACTTCTTCCGTTGCAGTTTCACTTGTCGCAATCGCAATAATGTCCTTGCGGAATTCGGCAATCCTCTGCACAATTTTTTCGTACGCTTCGCGAGTGATTCCAAGCGTAAGGCCCGAGAAATGACGTTCGTCTTGCGGGACGTTTTCAATGGCGTCAAGAGCAAACTCGCCCATTTGACGGTGCAGTCCGCGAACTGCGAGCGGCGTGAATTCCATCGGGCCGGTGGTCACGACTTTATCGGTTTGGGCGTAGTTCCCGTCCTTGTCTTTTTTCAGCAAATCCGCTTTGACCAAGAAACTCAGCGCATCAGAGACTTCAGCAGCAGAAACTTCGGGGCGGCAAGCATGCGCCATCGCCAAAGGCTTTGCGCCAGGCATGGCAGGAGCAAGTTCACGGAGCACCGGATTTTTCCAGTCCTCAAAAAAGCGGAAGGATTCGCCATCGACAATTTTTGCCTTGCGGGATTCCGCGATCGAGACCATTTTGCTGAACGCCGCGCGTTTTTCGTCATCGTTCTTTGCGTGGTCAAACTTGACCATTTCTACAAAGAACTCGCGTTCGTAATCGGCGAGATGCATCGCCTGCGCGGTGCGAACCGCAGCTTCGGCGCTCAAGTTAAAGCGACCTTCGCTCACGTATTTAAGGTAGACCGGCGAAGAGAA
Coding sequences within it:
- a CDS encoding TIGR02147 family protein; its protein translation is MKDILEYTDYRQYIADYYADRKAKTAFSWQEFAKTAGFSSPVYLKYVSEGRFNLSAEAAVRTAQAMHLADYEREFFVEMVKFDHAKNDDEKRAAFSKMVSIAESRKAKIVDGESFRFFEDWKNPVLRELAPAMPGAKPLAMAHACRPEVSAAEVSDALSFLVKADLLKKDKDGNYAQTDKVVTTGPMEFTPLAVRGLHRQMGEFALDAIENVPQDERHFSGLTLGITREAYEKIVQRIAEFRKDIIAIATSETATEEVYRLNVQFFPMTKKSVNKG